The Algihabitans albus genome window below encodes:
- the metW gene encoding methionine biosynthesis protein MetW produces MSPLDSPALRAKQAGKRAGLQSGGQAGMRADLQLIADMIEPSSRVLDVGCGDGQLLHHLVERKSVTGRGLELSQEGVNAMVSNGLSVVQGDADTDLIDFPDRAFDYVVLSQTLQATRDPRFVLEQLVRIGRHAIVSFPNFGYWRIRLRLLFGGRMPVTESLPDRWFETPNIHLCTLLDFLELCRACDIVVERGLTLDKRGEAQSITGRPRANLFATDGLFLLRQG; encoded by the coding sequence ATGAGCCCGCTCGACAGCCCGGCCCTGCGCGCTAAACAGGCGGGCAAGCGGGCCGGCCTCCAGAGCGGCGGTCAGGCCGGCATGCGCGCCGATCTGCAGCTGATCGCCGACATGATCGAGCCCAGCAGCCGGGTGCTTGACGTCGGCTGCGGCGACGGACAGCTCCTCCATCATCTCGTGGAGCGGAAAAGCGTGACGGGGCGCGGACTGGAGCTCTCGCAAGAGGGCGTCAACGCCATGGTCAGCAACGGCCTCTCGGTCGTGCAGGGCGACGCCGACACCGACCTGATCGACTTTCCGGACCGCGCCTTCGATTACGTCGTGCTGAGCCAGACGCTCCAGGCGACGCGGGACCCGCGCTTCGTGCTGGAACAGCTGGTGCGCATCGGCCGCCACGCCATCGTCTCCTTCCCCAACTTCGGCTACTGGCGGATTCGCCTGCGCCTGCTGTTCGGCGGGCGCATGCCGGTCACCGAGTCCCTGCCCGACCGCTGGTTCGAGACGCCGAACATCCACCTCTGCACGCTGTTGGACTTCCTGGAGCTCTGCCGTGCCTGCGACATTGTGGTGGAGCGGGGCCTGACGCTCGACAAACGCGGGGAGGCGCAATCGATCACGGGCCGCCCGCGCGCCAATCTCTTCGCCACCGACGGACTGTTCCTGCTCCGCCAGGGCTAG